From the genome of Elusimicrobiota bacterium:
ACCAAAGCAATTTTTGATGTGCATCTTATGATTTCCGACCCGCTGAAATATATTGATGTATTTTCTGACAGCGGGGCGGACCTGATAACGGTCCATCTGGAGACAGTCAAGGAAAACCCGGCGGCTGCCATTGAGAAAATAAAAAAACTTAATAAAAAAGCAGGAATGTCTATTAAACCTGGAACGCCCGTAGAAAATATATACCCGTATTTATCTTCACTTGACCTGGCTCTTGTAATGAGTGTGGAACCGGGATTCGGGGGCCGGAAATTCATGCCGGAATCATTAGTAAAAATTGAAAAAATAAAAAGCCGCATTTTAACCCATAAGAATCAGTGTATTATCCAAATTGACGGGGGTATAGATGATGCAAATGCCCCGTTAGTTGTTGCTAAAGGCGCAGAAGTGCTTGTCGCCGGGAGTTCAGTTTTCGGCAAAAAAGACCCAAAACAGGCCTACCAGCACCTGATGAAGATAGCAAACTCAGTTTGACAAGTTAAGAATTTATAGGTAGAATAAACCGGTTGATAACTAATTGTATATTTACCAGGGGGTGATTAATTAAAACGTGGTACGAATAAGACTAAAAAGATGCGGCCGGCCGAAAGCTCCGACTTACAGGATTATTGTGTGTGATTCCCGCAAAAAACGCGACGGAAAGGTTTTAGAAACCTTGGGTCATTATGATCCTAAAATAGAAAAAAACAAAATTTCTATAAATAATGAAAGATTTAACTATTGGGTAAAATGCGGCGCTCAGCCCAGCGAAATTGTAGCTAAACTTTTAAAAAATTCAGCAAGCTCACAGGCTATATAACCCGGCCCTAATATTATTAACATGGGAGAACGAAAATGAAAGAATTGGTTATCCAGATTGCTAAAGCACTTGTTGACAACCCGGAGACAGTTGAAGTAAAAGAAATTCAGGGCGAAAAATCCACAATTTTGGAGCTTAAGGTTTCTGATACGGACCGGGGTAAAGTTATTGGCAAAGAAGGACGTATAATCAAATCTATCCGTACCATTGTAAGTTCTGCGGCTGCCAAACTTGACAAAAGAGCGACGGTTGAGATAGTTGAATAGCAGGCGCTTATTGAAAATAGGGTATGTAGTAAAACCCCACGGGATAAAGGGGTTGTTGTCTGTCAGTCTTGCTAAGAAATATAGTTTAGATTGCAGCCAGAAGATATTCCTTGAGAAGTTATCAAACTTTTGCGGCCCTTATGAAATAACCTGCATTGAGCAAAATAAGAATTTCCTATTGCTTACAATCAAAGAAATTAATGATATAGAGCAGGCAGAAAAATTCTCAGGTTACAGCATCGGGATTCCGGTTAAGAATTTACCGAAGGATATTTTTTGGGTAGAAGATTTGGTCGGCTGTACTGTTCTTTCTGAAAAAAATGAAGAACTGGGCATCATTGAAAGCATAATGACCAGCGGGCCCAATGATATTTACGTTGTAAAAACCCGGAATAATAAAGAATTTCTGGTTCCCGCTATTAAACAGATAGTAAAAAAAGTTGATATTCCCGGGAAAAAAGTAATTATTGACCTAATACCGGGACTGATTGAATAACCATGAGAATTGACATTATTACTCTTTTCCCCGATATGTTTGACAGGGTTTTAAGCGAAAGTATAATAGGAAGAGCGCAAAAAAAGGGAATAATTGAAACACATACGCATAATTTAAGGGATTTTTCCGATAACAAGAACAGAATAATTGACGATAAACCATTTGGCGGCGGAAGCGGAATGGTTATCAAAGCCGAACCGATTTATAAAGCAATTGAATTTGTAAAAAAACAGAAAATTCGTTCGAAACCAAAAGTTATTTTTTTATCGCCGCAAGGCAAATTATTAAGCCATAAATTAGCTAAAGCTCTTTCAAAAGAAAAACACCTCATACTTTTATGCGGGCATTATGAAGGTATAGATGAACGTGTAATGAAAACAATCGACATGGAAGTGTCTATAGGCGATTACGTTCTTACCGGAGGGGAACTGCCCGCGATGGTTCTTGCTGATACGGTAGCCAGGCTGGTTCCTGGGGTAGTAAAAGAAGAATCCTCAGTAGAGCTTGATTCATTCGTAAACGGCTTGCTGGATTACCCGCACTATACACGCCCCAGGGCTTTCAGGAAGTTGAAAGTTCCGGACACTTTGTTTTCAGGCAATCACAAAGAAATTGAGAAGTGGCGCGCAAAAAGTTCTTTAAAAAACACATTGGTTAAAAGGCCGGATTTGTTAAAAAATAGAAAATTAACCGAAGTCCAAAAAAAATATCTTCAAGAAATAAAAGGGGAGAAGAGATGATAAACATTATTCCAGATTTGCAAAAAAAGAAAGATTTTCCGCACTTTAGCCCGGGAGACACAATACGCGTTATAGTAAAGATTCACGAGGGCGACGTTGAAAGGCTTCAGCCGTTTGAAGGCATAGTTATCAGAAAACACAGCGGCGGTTACAATGAAACATTTACGGTCCGCAAAGTATCGTTTGGCATCGGTATCGAACGTATTTTTTCCGTATATGCGCCGAACATTGAAAAAATAGAATTAGTTAAAAAAGGCGTTGTAAGAAGAGCAAAACTATACTATTTAAGAAAACTTACCGGCAAAGCTTCCAGGATTGAAGACGAACAGACTAGTGAAGTCCAGGATAAGAGTGCTGCGGTAAAGGCGTAATGTCCGGTAGATATGTCGCTGGAGTAGATGAAGCAGGAAGGGGCCCGTTAGCCGGCCCTGTTGTAGCTTCAGCAGTTATCCTTCCAAAAAATATCCGCATCAAAGGTATTGCAGACAGCAAAACCTTAAATCAAAATCAAAGAGAAAAAGCTTTTCAGGCAATTTTGAAACACGCCCTGGCCATAGGTGTCGGGATTTGCGATCATAAAAAAATTGACTCAATAAACATTTTTAACGCTTCCTACCTGGCTATGAAACTTGCCGTAAAAAAATTAAAAATCAAGCCCGAACTTATTTTTGTTGACGGCCCTTTTAAAATTCCTGGAATAAATATTGCACAAAAAGCAATTATCGGCGGTGATGGAAAAAGCGCCTGTATCGCGGCCGCTTCTATAATTGCAAAAGTAACGCGCGACCGGCTCATGTGCCGGTACGATAAAAAATTTCCGCGATACGGTTTTAAAAAGCATAAAGGATACCCGACAAAAGAACACAGGATTGCCATAAAAAAATACGGTATAACCAAAATCCACAGACTGTCATTTACTTTATATTAGTGGGCATGGCCCGTCCTATTTTCGCAAGACGGGGAACTAATTCCTCCCTTTCTGCGTCTATTATGGCGGAATGGGTAACTACAAACAAATAATAGGCCGGCAGGGCGAAGATGAAGCCGCCCTATATCTTAAGGAAAATGGTTATCGTATTATTGAACGCAACTTCAAAACAAGGTTTGGGGAAATAGACATTATTGCTTTCGATAAATACGATGTTGTTTTTATCGAAGTTAAAAAAAGGGCCGATGCTTCTTATGGCTTAGCTCAATCCGCCGTAGATTTCAGGAAACAGCGAAAGTTGGCCAAAATGGCATTCTATTACATTAAGCTTAAGCGTTTCAATGATAAAAATTTCAGGTTTGACGTTCTTGCTATAACGGATAATAATGTGGAACTTATAAGAAACGCTTTCATCGTTCAAAGAGGTTTTTTTTACTGATGTTATCCAAAGTTTATTCAGCGTCAATTCACGGTATAAACGGTTATATTGTCCAGGTTGAAGTGGATATTGCTGCCGGGTTGCCGTCATTTTCAACTATAGGTTTGCCTGACCGCGCAGTAACAGAATCAAAAGACCGCGTCATCTCTGCAATAAAAAATTCCGGGTTTGATTCTCCTACACGAAAAATTACAGTCAACCTTGCTCCTGCCGATATAAAGAAGGAAGGAGTAGGTTTTGACCTTCCAATAGCGGTCGGCATACTAACTGCAATGGATCAAGTAAAAATTGATAAACTTGATAAATATGTTCTTATAGGCGAGCTTGCTTTAGACGGTTCGCTGCGCGAAGTGCGCGGAATTTTGCCGATTACGCTGGCTGTAAGGGAAATGGTTAACCAAAAAAAGTCTGACATTGAAGGCATAATCCTACCCTTGGGAAATGCCTCAGAAGCAGCAATGCTCAACTGCCAAAAAATAATAGGCGTTAAAAATTTAAAAGAAGTAATTGATTTTTTAAACGGTGAAACTGCAATAAAGCCAACCAGTCTCGATAAAGAAAAAACAAACGACGAATTTTTAGAGTATGACCTTGATTTCAGCGAAGTCAAAGGCCAGGAATTTGCTAAACGCGCCCTAGAGATTGCTGCCGCAGGCGGGCATAATGTGCTTATGATAGGCCAGCCCGGATCCGGTAAAACAATGCTTGCAAAAAGGCTGCCAACAATTCTTCCGCTTTTAAATTTTGATGAAGCTCTTGAGACTACCAAAATCCATTCAGTCTCGGGTTTTATTGCGCCGGGTAAAGGCCTGCTTGCAACCAGGCCTTTTCGATCGCCGCATCATACCATATCTAATGTAGCTTTAATCGGTGGGGGGGCCTACCCAAAACCCGGAGAGGTAAGCCTTTCGCATAACGGGGTTTTGTTTTTAGACGAGCTTCCTGAATTTCATAGAGATGTCCTTGAGGTTTTAAGGCAGCCCCTGCAGGATGCAATAGTGACTATTTCCCGCGCCCAGGTCAGCCTGACATTTCCGGCTAACTTTATGCTGGTTTCTGCTATGAACCCCTGCCCCTGCGGTTTTTACGGCCATCCTGAAAAAGAATGCGTATGCAGCATTTTTCAGATACAAAAATATATAAACAAAATTTCCGGCCCGTTGTTGGATAGGATCGATATTCATCTTGAAGTTCCCGCTTTGAAATCAGATGAATTGATTGAAGAAAGCCAGCCGTCGGAGAGTTCCAAAAATATACGTGAAAGAGTAATAAATGCCAGAAAAATTCAGGCGAAAAGGTTTAATGAAGACAAAATTTATACAAATTCCAGAATGAAACCGAAGCAGACAAAAAAACACTGCAAACTGGACAGCCAATCAAAAAAAATGCTAAAACAGGCAATAGAACGCCTTGGTTTGTCAGCACGGGCTTTTGACAGCGTGCTAAAAGTAGCCAGGACTATAGCTGATTTATCCGGGCGCGAAAACATTGAAACCCAGCATATAGCGGAAGCCATAGGCTACCGTTCAGTTGATAAGAGGATAGCATGAAATTTCAAAACATTTTATTACGGGCTAACCTTGTCAATGCGATACTCTTATGAAAAAGAGTATTGCCGAACTAATAAAATCTAATAATTTACAGAAAATAGGAGCTTGAAATAATTGTGAGTATAAATAAATCGCATCGTTGGGCAAAGTTGTTGATATCAATTATAAACACAAACAGCAGGTTGGTAAAATAGAAGCAAAACAATTTGGTATGAGTAAAACTGTAAAAACGGAAATTCCGGGAAAAGAGAAAAGGTGAAAAATGGACGAAGTAAAATCAATCGAAGAACTTGAGTCTGAAGGGTACCGTGTAATTGATGCTATTGCGGGGGATGTGCCGTTATCGAAGGAGCTGCAGTACATTGTAGACAAAATTGTCGCCGAGAAACGCGGTACGTTTTACAGCGATATTTTATACAACATGACTTCAGAAAGATTTTCTGAAGCTGAAGCAAAAAATTTGTGGCAGGAGATATTGCGGCACAAGTATGTTATAAGCGAACTTTTCAAACGTAACGTGGGCGTAAGGGTTGCAGCCCTGGATTATCTGGAGAATATAAAAAAGTTAATTACCGCGCCAAAAATAATAGACGAAACGGAATTTCGCGAGACTTTAAAACTTGCAGAAACAGACCCTCTTACGGGCATATTTAACCGCAGAGTCATAACAAGAGAAATCAGTGACGAAATAAAAAATTCAAAAAAACAAGGATATTTCTTTTCAGTTCTTATGATAGACTTGGACAGATTTAAAGATTACAATGACAGCGAAGGCCATACGGCAGGGGATCTTATATTGCAGGAAGTTGCCGGTATTTTCAAGAGTGAACTGCGTAAACAAGACATGGTCGGCCGTTATGGAGGAGATGAGTTTATTATTGTGTTGTCGAAGGTAGAAAAACCGCAGGCAAAAAAAATAGCAGAAAAAATACGCTTGAAAGTTGAAAATGAGTTTAAAACAATAAATATCACGGTAAGCATAGGAATAGCCGAGTTTCCCACAGATGGTATCACCATGGATGATTTAATTTCCAGCGCTGATGAAGCTTTGTACAGGGCCAAGGAGTTTGGAAAAAACAGGGTTGTATTTTTTAAATTCATAGGAATAAGTTATAAAACCAAAGAGAATGTGAATAGTGTCACCTGTGTAGGAGATTTCAATAGATGGAACAAAAAACAGGGGCCTATGCAATATCTATCTGAAAACGGCGAGTGGGTAATAAACCTTAACCTCAAGCCTGGTGTGTACAGGTATAAATTTTTGGTAGACGGTACAAAATGGATAGCAGATCCGGGAGCAACGGAATTTGTTGATGATGGTTTTGGCGGGCAGTGTTCAATACTGAAGGTTAATCTCGACTGAAAGCGTTGCATAAAATTATTAATTTTTATACAATAGAAACCGGAGTAAGGAACATAAAAATGAGCTCAAGAGTAATCCTGACAGCAAAAGAAATAAATACCGCAATAAAGCATCTTGCTGATGAAATCATACAGGTAAATCAGA
Proteins encoded in this window:
- a CDS encoding YraN family protein, which encodes MGNYKQIIGRQGEDEAALYLKENGYRIIERNFKTRFGEIDIIAFDKYDVVFIEVKKRADASYGLAQSAVDFRKQRKLAKMAFYYIKLKRFNDKNFRFDVLAITDNNVELIRNAFIVQRGFFY
- the rpe gene encoding ribulose-phosphate 3-epimerase, which translates into the protein MPKVKIAPSILSADFSCLAQQIKWFDETGVEYLHIDVMDGHFVPNISFGPCVIKALRKYTKAIFDVHLMISDPLKYIDVFSDSGADLITVHLETVKENPAAAIEKIKKLNKKAGMSIKPGTPVENIYPYLSSLDLALVMSVEPGFGGRKFMPESLVKIEKIKSRILTHKNQCIIQIDGGIDDANAPLVVAKGAEVLVAGSSVFGKKDPKQAYQHLMKIANSV
- the rplS gene encoding 50S ribosomal protein L19, whose protein sequence is MINIIPDLQKKKDFPHFSPGDTIRVIVKIHEGDVERLQPFEGIVIRKHSGGYNETFTVRKVSFGIGIERIFSVYAPNIEKIELVKKGVVRRAKLYYLRKLTGKASRIEDEQTSEVQDKSAAVKA
- the rpsP gene encoding 30S ribosomal protein S16, which produces MVRIRLKRCGRPKAPTYRIIVCDSRKKRDGKVLETLGHYDPKIEKNKISINNERFNYWVKCGAQPSEIVAKLLKNSASSQAI
- the trmD gene encoding tRNA (guanosine(37)-N1)-methyltransferase TrmD; its protein translation is MRIDIITLFPDMFDRVLSESIIGRAQKKGIIETHTHNLRDFSDNKNRIIDDKPFGGGSGMVIKAEPIYKAIEFVKKQKIRSKPKVIFLSPQGKLLSHKLAKALSKEKHLILLCGHYEGIDERVMKTIDMEVSIGDYVLTGGELPAMVLADTVARLVPGVVKEESSVELDSFVNGLLDYPHYTRPRAFRKLKVPDTLFSGNHKEIEKWRAKSSLKNTLVKRPDLLKNRKLTEVQKKYLQEIKGEKR
- a CDS encoding ribonuclease HII, producing MSGRYVAGVDEAGRGPLAGPVVASAVILPKNIRIKGIADSKTLNQNQREKAFQAILKHALAIGVGICDHKKIDSINIFNASYLAMKLAVKKLKIKPELIFVDGPFKIPGINIAQKAIIGGDGKSACIAAASIIAKVTRDRLMCRYDKKFPRYGFKKHKGYPTKEHRIAIKKYGITKIHRLSFTLY
- the rimM gene encoding ribosome maturation factor RimM (Essential for efficient processing of 16S rRNA) — its product is MKIGYVVKPHGIKGLLSVSLAKKYSLDCSQKIFLEKLSNFCGPYEITCIEQNKNFLLLTIKEINDIEQAEKFSGYSIGIPVKNLPKDIFWVEDLVGCTVLSEKNEELGIIESIMTSGPNDIYVVKTRNNKEFLVPAIKQIVKKVDIPGKKVIIDLIPGLIE
- a CDS encoding YifB family Mg chelatase-like AAA ATPase, producing MLSKVYSASIHGINGYIVQVEVDIAAGLPSFSTIGLPDRAVTESKDRVISAIKNSGFDSPTRKITVNLAPADIKKEGVGFDLPIAVGILTAMDQVKIDKLDKYVLIGELALDGSLREVRGILPITLAVREMVNQKKSDIEGIILPLGNASEAAMLNCQKIIGVKNLKEVIDFLNGETAIKPTSLDKEKTNDEFLEYDLDFSEVKGQEFAKRALEIAAAGGHNVLMIGQPGSGKTMLAKRLPTILPLLNFDEALETTKIHSVSGFIAPGKGLLATRPFRSPHHTISNVALIGGGAYPKPGEVSLSHNGVLFLDELPEFHRDVLEVLRQPLQDAIVTISRAQVSLTFPANFMLVSAMNPCPCGFYGHPEKECVCSIFQIQKYINKISGPLLDRIDIHLEVPALKSDELIEESQPSESSKNIRERVINARKIQAKRFNEDKIYTNSRMKPKQTKKHCKLDSQSKKMLKQAIERLGLSARAFDSVLKVARTIADLSGRENIETQHIAEAIGYRSVDKRIA
- a CDS encoding KH domain-containing protein, which encodes MKELVIQIAKALVDNPETVEVKEIQGEKSTILELKVSDTDRGKVIGKEGRIIKSIRTIVSSAAAKLDKRATVEIVE
- a CDS encoding diguanylate cyclase → MDEVKSIEELESEGYRVIDAIAGDVPLSKELQYIVDKIVAEKRGTFYSDILYNMTSERFSEAEAKNLWQEILRHKYVISELFKRNVGVRVAALDYLENIKKLITAPKIIDETEFRETLKLAETDPLTGIFNRRVITREISDEIKNSKKQGYFFSVLMIDLDRFKDYNDSEGHTAGDLILQEVAGIFKSELRKQDMVGRYGGDEFIIVLSKVEKPQAKKIAEKIRLKVENEFKTINITVSIGIAEFPTDGITMDDLISSADEALYRAKEFGKNRVVFFKFIGISYKTKENVNSVTCVGDFNRWNKKQGPMQYLSENGEWVINLNLKPGVYRYKFLVDGTKWIADPGATEFVDDGFGGQCSILKVNLD